The sequence AGGGCGGCGTCGGGCCAGACGGGCCACAATGATGCTGATCTCGTACAGCACGATGAGGGGCATCGCCAGAAGGATCTGGCTGAAGACATCGGGCGGGGTCAGAATGGCTGCCACCACGAAGACCAGGACGATGCTGTAGCGCCGGTAGCGGGACATGAACTCAGGGGTAAGGATGCCGATGCGCGCCAGAATAAACGAGAGCACAGGAAGCTCGAACACGATGCCGAAGGCCAGCATCAGGTTGGTGACGAACCCCAGGTAGTCCTTGATGCGGATCGCAGCTTCCACATCCGGGGTCTCAAAGCCCAGAAGAAAATTGAGGCCGATGGGGACGATCACGAAATAGGCGAAGAGGGCCCCGATGACAAAGTTGATGGTGGAGATGATAATGATGTGCGGCACATACCGCTTCTCATGGGGAAGGAGCCCGGGAGCGATGAACTGCCACAT is a genomic window of candidate division KSB1 bacterium containing:
- the tatC gene encoding twin-arginine translocase subunit TatC is translated as MPFLDHLEELRWRLIKCIAAVLVLTLVSYFFSGQMLSFLTRPFPAGRKLIFLSPTEGFMIRIKLSLFGGIIFGLPVIFYQMWQFIAPGLLPHEKRYVPHIIIISTINFVIGALFAYFVIVPIGLNFLLGFETPDVEAAIRIKDYLGFVTNLMLAFGIVFELPVLSFILARIGILTPEFMSRYRRYSIVLVFVVAAILTPPDVFSQILLAMPLIVLYEISIIVARLARRRPREKVAPDEEREREASSAEAAKEPTTEPEYGD